atatagatagatagatagatagatagatagatagatagatagatagatagatagatagataaaacatTAAAGATGTTAGGGCACCACATGAGAATATTGTGTTTGGTaaataatttctgaaaaaaattacttttttttttttctgttaaagggaactttttaaacaaaattttgCAACCTGCATTTGTGAAACTGCGAAGGAGTGGTTTGGTGTCAAAAAGCCCCATTGATGATAACGAATGCCCTGCTGTAATAGAGACACCCAGTTCATCGATTGAAAAGTTGCAAAGTTCAACTGAAGATGAGTTGAAGAGTCCACGACCAAAAAGACACAAATCCACTGAGCTCGACACATCACCAGCCAGTCAGAATGAGGAATTCCCATCCCTTTTTGTAAAAGATAAAGATGGGTGTGATCAAATATTTGTTGACCTTGGTATGTGGAACAGTTTGTTGTTCAGATTAACTTATTAAGCTTCATTGTACAGGTACATGTTTTTTGTGGTTAAATTTATATCAAAATAaagtgtatattttgttttataaaaagggacatttattgagttttaaacatttgattgTAACAGTTATAGTAACTTGCTAATCATGCTTGTGTTTGCGTCACTTTTTTCTTTAGGAGTCTATACGAAGAACAGAAACTTCCGCCTATACAAATCATCCAAGCTAGGGAAGAACACTGCTTTTGAAGTGGCAGAAGACAACATGTTCATTCCTAAACCACAGAAGCAAGTAACCAAACAAGAAGAAATCTTTCTTTGTTCTCTAGTGAGCAATGTTAGGTACAGTTCCTTCACACAAAAATAACGTGTTGTGTCTCAGATTACTATAATATCCATTAATCaagattatttaaatatttaactatcctttttttaaagatattggtTGGTTTTTGCTGTACTCTTGACTTGACATTGTTGTTCTTAGGTTCTCAGACAATttgagaattctcagctgtgaaAATCCACAGACAGAAAAAACATGTCCTCATTCTTATGCTCCTCAATCTACTAACCAACcaggtaatatatatttttgataatattatttagtttatttgcaTATGTTGGTTTGTATTTGTTaccttttttgttgtattttttacatttaacctaCAGTAGAGTAGTAATTGAAAATGTGAcagtaaaaaaattattaatgttGGCTGCAAAATATCATTGACATTAAATGTTTTCCTTGTTATGAAAAtgctaaatgtgtttttcatgctGTTCTAATAGACACTTTTGGAGGGCATCAGCATTCACCTTATCCAGAAGTTGATAACTTTGTCCTTTCTTTAGTAAACAAAGACAACATTCAAGGAGGTAAGagtatatttatagtttaaaGTAACTTTGTTTATACTACTGTGTGATTTGTATATAAACAAAGCCTGTAATTTACTTTCTTCCCCTTTCAACAGGTATAAGGCAGTGGAAATATTTTTTCTTGGACGAACTTCTTGTTTACGACATTTTAAACTACCGTTGGTGTCAAAACATTGGCAGGTTTCATAAAAGCAACAACATTATGTGAGTGAAATTgattacatattttttaagtatCTTGGGTGTACAGTATACTTAATGTTccgcattttcggtttttatGGTAATACATTTTTCCCTGGAatttttcagaatttattttacaaatattatatagggataaaatcggtaaaaatgtgtttttaattgaaacgtCTGCAAAAATCGGGAAATAAAATTCtgtcagtatacacactttacttTGGAATGTGATGcttagcagttctggtttctgatttcaGTTGAATGTCCCTGGCAAATTTGTCATATATAGTGAAGCAGAGTCTGTGTACTTAATTAGCGAGTACTTTGCAAATGTTCAGACAATCGCTGTACTGACAGAGCTAGTATCTGCATAAGGTATGAACGGtgcatcagcacaaaacaagtcAGGTTTctttgccttgaaatcataaaaagaaaataaattgacagAACTTGACGGTTCATAGCATCTGGAGAAACTTAGAAAGTCACAGGATATTTCCTTTACCAACCTAAAACATCATCGTTTTCTGTCAAATATTACCGAGTAAGATTGTCagcattaggcagtgttttagctgatatGATGGATAGTACTGTTGCACAAAGTCACCACACCCCCCTGAAATAAACATTGGCtgttcagcacagcacagctctgacaaactcattaagtCATTCTGAACTCTTTTATTAAAGCATATGTAAAGGCTGcagaaatggattgcttgtctcagttcactttcttgttttagtttaatgtgtcattactttcagtatgttctttttatTCTGTCAGCGCAAACATGTACCTTCTGCTATTTGGCTTTTTGTGTACTtcaaaacattagttttcttttgaatattcataaactgatttacattttatcCCCATTCCTCTATATGttcatgtatttcaatttagtttttgatcaagctagttactacGCCAAGCACTTTCCACAGTAATTGGACTTTGATTAACTATTGGCCAACAGAATCagatgataatgtgtttgtggaGCAACAGAGAACCAATCACGTTTGACATTTGAACGTTACTTGATCCTCTGAAGTCTAAACGTACCTGCTGTCAGTGTAGGGcagcttattacaatgtcggagtcaaaacaaaacagcattttaatcacaaTATTGTGCATTTTCTAGAAAATATTACCGGGAAAATACTGAATAGTAGACaaaaaaatcaggtataaatcagtgAAAACCAAGGTTCAAATCTTACAGAAATGTGGAATGCCAAGTATTGTGCACTTCATGGACTTTGATTCTGTTGGTTAACATTTAATACCTGTAGACCTGtagatttatcttttaaataaaaataaaaaataaacattcttgCAGTTAAgcatacattgtatttattagtGATCTGATTAAGATTTTTGTTGCCTACAGTTTGTGAAACTAAACATGTGTTACCTTTTCCAGGATTGTTGTAGATCTTAAAAAAGAAGTTTGGTACCAGAAGTGCCATGACCCTGTTTGTAGGgcagaaaaatataaatctgaaagtatgtttttatgttattattttatatatatatatgtatttatatatttaaataaacacattcagatTCTGATGTGGCAATTATGTGTTTTTTCTCAGGTTATCAATTACCCAATGTGGTCTGCCTAACTTATCTCCTCACAGAGGTCAGTATTATAGGAGTGTACCACTTTTGAATGgctttgcacagtactgtatagtcTATATTATTTCTTGTTTATCATTGCTAAGCAGGCCAGACCCCACGGTATGTTAAACGTTTTTATTGCAGAGAATACAAGGATTTCTTACATGCAGTCTACCTCTTTAGAATCCCCAAAATACTCACTACtcacaaaatgtcactatttTGCTTATATTCTCGTAATGGAGTTTCAGCTACATGCACACATGCTTATTTCCTCTTCTGAAGGCAAACTCCTGCTACTGTTTACTGTGCAACACGTGGTGGTTATGAATCACAGAAACAAATCCAAATGGTTGTTTCTAAAGTTTTGTATggcttataattagggcttgttttttcggtttttattaattttttgttatttttgagttttatgtaaattgtttttttcagggctttcgtttttgatatactgtatgaaattagtgcttttggttactttccaaaatgcttgagcgtttttttctgtcaaaatatgtataataataatctttatatagcacctttcttagtggaccaccatcacaaagcactttacaagattcaagactagggtgtgtgaactatgcatcagctccAGAGTCACTTAGAAGAACTTCTAGCTTCTCtctttcttcaaccactggaccacataacCTCTTGTACCTACTTGCGCATTTGTACCTTCCATCcatttccacaacaaaatccctatgggCACGGGCACAttctggggtttttgtttgttgcatttttgtacatttcaccataattctgttttaaatcctctgtatcttagctgtaatacagatttaaatcctgctaacaagcctccatcctgattttaatctcgttttaaatcttgcaagcggagtccCCAATAGAagtgtaggaatgtgctgtcaatcAGTAGTTCAGGCGGGTTTAAagtcagaacgaatcaatgatagatgcaagtcaggaaggcaggacattgcccagcagcactgggaaatgtatttattattatttttgtagtaggttttattttttcatagaaaaagggtaaagtcaacgtgaattgattaaccatttccacagtttttcacgtgttttccagtgtttattgactatccaccgatttcatttattttgtatcaggtgtgttttatcagttaaaaccgaaagtcagaagccctacttataattTAACAACCTTCTAACTATGTACACAAATACATTGAACATGTATAAGTTATTACATATTAAGACCTAAAAAACTGcttataaataaaatttgttttgAAGGAAGAAGATGGTTTTGAGTATACCATGGATGAAGCTGGCAACATTGAACCAAGTCAGAGTACATTTCCAGCAAAGAAAGCAAACACTGCCGATGAATTGTCTTGTGAGGATTCCGTCCCGTCTGGGAATCCCCCTACAGAATGGGACGACTGGCTGGATGATGAGTCTTATCTGGAGGCTTTAGAGAGCACTGAGCAAAGTGATGCTGCTGTAGTCAAGGGACAAAAAGGCACACAATCTGAAGAAATCCCAGACAAACTTTTACTGGAAGCTTTGATAGAATATGAGTCTTCAGCAAATTAAAATGCTGTAAAGATCAggatttaaatgcaacactttatATGTACAATGTTTCTTTATAATGTACACCTAGGGTTAGACATGCAAGAATCATATTCCTGTCAACATGTTTCATTTCCtactatttgtattttaaatgtaatactgtgaGTGAAAagtcagcagtttaaaaaaataaaaaaacattacaaagcatAATCATTTTAAAGTTGCTAATGAGACATAAAGACTCATTAGCAAAAAAAACAGGTGAATTTTTGGAGATTTTAACATGTGCTCATTGGGACATAGAACTAAAAATACTAGAATATACAGCTCGATTTAAAGCGGAGAAACATTTACATGAGCATTCCCCATGTACTAGGGAATATACACACACCCATTGGTATGGTCCAGCTTAGCTTTTGCCTAATTTCCAATAGCTTGCTGTAGTTTAAAGTTGATATTCTGGAGCTGCTCTTCTGCTCCCAAAATGCCCCGTGCTTCTAGTAGTAATGAAGGAAGGCTGGACAGACCATactagaacagaacagaaaagaaaaagacgTTCAGGATTTCAGTAAGATGGATCAAGCAGCAGCACGAAGACAGAATTTGTAATTGTTACGTTAAGAAAATCAACACTGCTTTCCTCTGGAGACCAATGACCATGATACTAAACTTGCAAATTAGGTTGCAGCTTTGCTGTACATAAATGTTAAATCAACAGTAACATATAATTACACTGACTTTCATTGAGCATTTCTGCACAAGGCATCTTTTTATTTGGAGATGGAAAACCATTCCATGAACATTCATGTTGTATTTATGTTAAAGAGTGCCCTAAACATACTATAACATTGGAAATCTACCATAGCATTCACTAAACATACCAGTAATTAACAAACTGCTCCCAGTGTTTCCTAGTGAATTTCAATCCTTACCTTTTCTTTCTCTCCAGTGTTGTTATTTCTGTGCTCTAAATACCGCATCTGCAGATCCTTGAAGTCGTCTAAAAACGTACTGCCACTCTTCAGATCTGTGTATCTGTCTTTCAGTTCTGCATACTCTTTCTGCACTTTTCTTAGATGTATTTCCctcctgtaaaaacaaaacaaaccaaacaaaaaacaaacacaccttaTGGGGGAATTGTCCAAATGATATGCATGCACGTTATCATTCTCCCTACCGCAAACCTGGTAGAACCTCATTGTTACAATACTCAAAATATTAAGAGATGCCTTTTCATTATCTGGCTTAAGAAATCagcaattgctttttttaaaaaatgggaatAATGTCACACTAATCAACACAATACATTCTGGTTAGCATTGTTTTGCATTGCAgttctacagtattttattacttGCTGgattgttactgtagtaaaatGATAAGGGCTCTACAGAAGCAAATAACCGATAATGTAATGTatagtacagtaatccgtcacatgTCCACACGTCACATATtggccctaaccgtttatccgccatgatcaaacTCTTCAGCATTGAGAGTCAGAGTTcatttattacaccgtgtaacaatttctttttttggttcctgggtattaagtgttatttcctaattgcttatgcctcaaaagtatagaaaatggctattattccccacaaactttgcttttgtgaccaggaaagtgatattttgaaatttacctattttccagaacattccagatagattcagtgctgagtaaacttggagtaatttctagaactttccagtaatataaatagtagtataaatacaggggccttaagcccaccagttcagtttagttccaactgcctaagtggatacatatctgcatttttctgagatggcatcaagaggctgcaatggtggcattcctgatgggtctctaaggcagttttaccaagtttccctgctatctttgcctttgggacagcagggacaccaaggcgcactgcCACAGGCGGGattggccacagcggaccgagttctcaggggaggaacaacgtcaagtgggagccactggtggacccccggaaggtgctgatgccaccactacacatcaaattgggccttatgaaacaatttgtcagatctctagataaggagtcggcagccttcaagtaccttcaagacttcttccctaagctgtctaaggcaaaggtcaaagccggtgtcttcgtcggaccacagataaagaagatcctggagtgcaatgaattccccaagaagctcactactaaggagaaagcagcttggaacagctttgtcgcagtggttcggggcttcctgggcaatcacaaggccgaaaactatgtggagctggttgagactctggtgaagaactatggcacaatgggctgtaggatgtccctcaaagtccatatccttgatgctcatcttgataaattcaagaacaTGGGATCATACTAGGAGGAGCAaagcgagcacttccacca
The sequence above is a segment of the Polyodon spathula isolate WHYD16114869_AA chromosome 2, ASM1765450v1, whole genome shotgun sequence genome. Coding sequences within it:
- the primpol gene encoding DNA-directed primase/polymerase protein, which codes for MIKNKWEERFQRVEQLAQTYQHRPLCSPYKPRLWKIWQPSSVWRVFPRQSFAISFAKSCKEDVHVFALEKEAAEQGQRIYLVTTYTELWYYYKTYRQSLMHCYEVIPEGSVCKLYFDLEFHKPSNTSVDGKQMVSALIQYVCLQLDVLYGIKCSLQDVLNLDSSTEEKFSRHLIFLLPNAAFKDNIHVGNFLNKILQPAFVKLRRSGLVSKSPIDDNECPAVIETPSSSIEKLQSSTEDELKSPRPKRHKSTELDTSPASQNEEFPSLFVKDKDGCDQIFVDLGVYTKNRNFRLYKSSKLGKNTAFEVAEDNMFIPKPQKQVTKQEEIFLCSLVSNVRFSDNLRILSCENPQTEKTCPHSYAPQSTNQPDTFGGHQHSPYPEVDNFVLSLVNKDNIQGGIRQWKYFFLDELLVYDILNYRWCQNIGRFHKSNNIMIVVDLKKEVWYQKCHDPVCRAEKYKSESYQLPNVVCLTYLLTEEEDGFEYTMDEAGNIEPSQSTFPAKKANTADELSCEDSVPSGNPPTEWDDWLDDESYLEALESTEQSDAAVVKGQKGTQSEEIPDKLLLEALIEYESSAN